The following nucleotide sequence is from Acinonyx jubatus isolate Ajub_Pintada_27869175 chromosome E3, VMU_Ajub_asm_v1.0, whole genome shotgun sequence.
TAGATGGGGCACCCACTGTTCTTAGtaaaggggagacacagaggttGGAGAGAGGAAACAACGTGACAGTCACAGGCATGTTTGGGAAGACTGTGTCAGGCATGAGGAGATCAGGGTGTGAGCTGGACACAAGGGGACCCTGCAAAGGGTCCTGTCTGGACCTGTCACTGGGCACAGGCAAGACGGTGAGCAGGGAGCCGGAGATGCAAACTTCGTCTCACGGGCGTCAGCCACATAGAGGGGACAGCGGGGCCACAACAGAGCAAGAAGGACATCCCTCAGAGGGGCAGCCCTCAAGGAGACAGAAGCAAGGGTCAGAAATAGAGGAGGCTGATAGTGTGAAGTCAGCTGAGGTCCGGGAACATGTCAGCCATGCCTACCTGTGTGCCTGGCTTAGTCCCGGCCCCCATGAGAAGGCAGAGTCCAGAGGCTGAGGCCATTAAACAGGAAGAGACCACAAAGTGCAGGGATGTCCCTTCAAGGGAGGACCAGACCTAGTTCAAGGGTCATGAAGGGACTCAGAGGAGCGTTGAAGTTGAGATGGAAGACTGAGTAAGAACTTctgtggcaaagagagagagggtgctggGGCTATAGGGAGAGGCTATAGGTCTGCTATAGGCAGACGCGGTCATATCCGAGTTTAGGAAGCTCACTCACTAGGGCAGCAGAGTGGTGAGTGGCTTGAGTAGGGCTGCTGTGGTCTCTGTTGGGAGTGGGGTTTGACAGAGGAGTGGGTATCAGGCTGTGGAAGTGGCAGCTCATCACAGGTCCAACTGACAGATGTGGACAGCATTTGGATacaagagggaagagggaaggagtcCAGGATGAGGCTCAGGATGCTAGCTCCTGGCAGCCGTGGTCAACAGGAATGTAATGCGAGCCACATATACAACTTTAAATGTTCTAAATAGCCATATTTTAAAAGAGCCTGAAGAATCAGGTGAGATTAAGTTTAAAGAATatactttggggtgcctgggtggctcagttggttgagattctgattcttgatttaggctcaggtcatgatcctggcgtcatgggatcgagccccaagttgggctctgtgctgagcattgaGCTTGCttaatattctccctctctctgtctctttctctctccctctgcccctctcccccgcttgcacattttctttctctcaaattaaaaaaaaaaaaaaaaaaaaaaaagaatgaaaaaatatactttctttggggcacctggctggctcattcatagaaacatacgactcttgatcttggggttgtgattttgagtcccacgttgggtgcagaggttacttaaaaactgagtcagccaggcacctctagttaaaagaaaaaaaaaatatatatatatatactttatttaatccaatatatccaaaatattataatttcaagGTGTgaccaataattttttaaattttatttatttattttgagagagagccatgcacctgcaggaagggcagagaaagagggagagagaggagagaatcccaagaagactccacactgttagctTGGAGCCCGACGAGGGACTctaactcataaactgtgagatcatgacctgagccaaaatcaagaattggacacttaaccaactgagccacccaggagtctctAATGGGTGCTCAATATCAaagtgagatattttacattctctttcctGGACTTAGTCTTCAATATCTGTTGTGTATTTTACAACTGTAGAGCACATGTCAGTTCAGACTAGTCACATTTCGACATCcacaagtgctcaatagccactgTATCAGACAGCATTAGTATAGAAAGTGAgaagaccaggggcacctgggtgactctgtgggttaagtgtcatgatctcacagctcatgagttcgagctgcacgtggggctctgtgctgacagctcagagcctggagcctgcttcagattctgtgtctccctctctctctctctctgccccttccccactcgtgctctgtctgtctctctctcaaaaataaataaacatcaaaaaaaaaaattaaaaaaaaaaaaaagaagaagaaggtgagAGAGACCACACCAGCAGGTTTGGGCCAGACCTAGGGGAACTCAGTCTTGGACATGCTGAGTTTGAGGTCCCAAGAGACTCAGAAAGAGGTGTCCGAAAGACAGCTGAGTATTTGGGTCCAGTACTCAGTGCTGAACATTGCAGACTGgagactggggggaggggtggggttttAGTGCTTGAGCAGAAGTCCCAGGAGTGGAGGAGCTGGTTCTGGAAGGCTTGTTCTGTGCGCCCAGAAAACAGGGTCAGTACCAGGGACACAGGCACTAGCTTTCAGGCAGAGGTGAAGCAACCATCAAAGAGAAGGGACAGTCTGGGATGCCCAGTGCAGGAGACCCTCAAGGGGCAAGGTTCAGCTTGGGTGGTGAAGACCACTCCAACCAGAAGTTAGGTGGTGCAGGAAGGGTGAGGGTGGAGGAAAGATTGTTCTTGGGAATGCAGGAGACTTGACAAGTTTGTAAGGCCTGATGGAGCGAAAGGTGCAGGaggtgttggggggtgggggctttggGGGGACAGGTTGGCTGGCCTGAGGCTCTAAGCTCCACTCCCCCCTCGAAGACAGCACGTGGCCCAGGGCAGACAGGTGcgcaataaatacttgttgaatgaatgaaccaatgtTCTGACTGAACGACTGGAGGAGGGGTATTCACCCTCTGAATATGAAGGAGGGCGGGGAGGcttggggaggtggaggaggaagggataTGGGCGGGAGAGGCGGGGAtcgcagggcagggggagggtttCCCAAGGGCTGGGCCTGCTGGTGGAATGTGGGGAGGGgcgtcccctcctctctccagggCCGTCCTGAAGGCCTCTGTtgtcccccgcccccagggcaCTTTCCAGCAGATGTGGATCTCCAAGCAGGAAtatgaggagggagggaagcagtgcGTGGAGCGGAAGTGCCCCTGAGGGCGTCCCCTCAACACCCACTCGCCCGCCCGCCGCGGTGGGATAGGGGACGCCAAAAGGCGGGGAGAGGGTTTCCCGGCTCGGCCTCCGCAAGCGCACATCgaagcccccacccccatgccctcgtctcttcccctcccttctcttccgcTTAGATGTGATGTTTCTGGGTTGAAAGgagtaaaaatgttttaagaaaaaaaaaaaaaagtttggcctgcttggtgggggtggagggcgtAGGGTCAAGGGCCTGGGGGGAAGCGAGGGGAGGAAGGCCCACACCTACGTCCTTTGATGATCCCACAGTGGACGCCGGGGCAAAGTCTGCGGATGGGGACAGAGATCCAGGAGCCGCAGAAGCCTCGGGTTTCAAGGGGGACCCAGGGAGGATCCCGTAGCGAGGACACAGCAGACTCGCTCTAGTGGGCCCCTAGCGAGGAGCCGAGTTGGGGCAGGAAACGGATGCTGGAGACTAGACCCcgcggcaggggaggggcggagcggAGGGCTCGccaggggggcggggctggggcgggcCCTAGGTGGGCGGGGTTTCGGGCTTCAGGTGGGAGGCGGTGCCTAAGCCCCCCCGGACCTGCAGCTCAGGTGAGCCGGCTTGCGCCTCGTCTTCCTTCTCCGGGCTCTTGGCGGTGGCAAGAATGGGGCGGAGACTGGGGCACTGGTGCGCCCCAGCAGCTCTGAGCCTCTCTCCCAATTTGGGTAAGAGCTGAGGTTTCCCAAGGGAGACCCGACACGAGGCCCCTGAGCACTTCTATTCCAGAGCTACTTGGGATCCTCGGTAGGGCTTGAGGACCTGCATCCCATGTGTGAAATTGTGGGTAAAACTTAGCAGTTTGTGCCCGTGATGTGTTCCAGGGGTGCCCAGACCCCAAAGAGGTAGAAGTCATGTCTTCCGGTCACCAAAGAgacgcaggtgccccagagaagaCCATGACTTGTTGAAGATCACCCAGTTCTGCCCAGGCCTTGACCAGGACACTTCCCACCAATGCCTGGTGGGCCTTGACTCACAGATCCAGGAGAACCCCAACATGGAGCACTCACTGGTCCTACTTGACCATATGCTCCCACCcatgcccctctctccccagaaGTTAGCAGGAGCCCCAGACCCACTTTTCAGCCTGATTCCAATGAGATAGGCATTCACATGGCCAGACCAACCCCCAGGTCACACCACTTAGGCAACTTCAGCTTAGGATCACCCCAGCCAACCAAATGTGTTACAGGGACTGGCTGGGCACTCACTGGTGGGCCTGCAAGCCAGATGACTTGAGAGGGGGTGAGGTTTTCATAGTGGGGAGCTTAGGAAGGGGTCCCCAAGGACACTGGGAGGGGTGGAAGCAGGAGAGGGCATCCTTATCTTTGCCCTCCCCAGCCATcaatccccttcccccacccctgatGGGAACTAGGAGGCCAAAGTCTGCCCCAAGGTAAAAAAATTGATTGTTTTGCAGGAAGGGGGCGGAAGTGGGACTGTGGAGGGATTGGCAGGGGAGGGCACAGCCCCTTGTCCTCTGGCCTGGGCTGGGGGTTCATATCTGGAAGGCTGGACTGAGGCCAAGACTGTGCCCCCaccctttgggggggggggacaagaaCGGCCTAGGCTCAGGCTGCCTGCCAGGGCTGATAAGGGGCCCTCTTGGGGCTCCCACAAACGGTTTATCACTGTTGGGGGAACAGCCGGCGAGGCTCAGGAGGGGGCACGAGCATGGAGCGGCTTTGGGGTCTACTTCACAGAACGGTAAGACCGAGTGGGGTTGGGGGACACGTTAGGCCTTCTCTCTAGGTCCTTCAGCCCCCTCCCAAACCCCAAAgctggcccctcccctccccacctccatcttTCCCCTGCAGCTTGCCTCTCAGGACCCTTTCCCCTGCCTTGTGCTCCTCTGGCACCCCATAGTCACTGACTGTTATTGCCAGATCCTAGCCTATCCCCCACGCCTCTTCTCCCAATCTCATGCCCACCGTGCCCTGTGCAGCAAAGGCTGTCCCCACGACCCTCTCAGACCATCTACAAGCGCGTGGAGGGCACCCAGCAGTGGcgcctggaggaggaagaggaagacggggaggagggggctgagccACCCATCCACTTCTGCCCTATGGAGCTGAGGGGCCCTGACCTGGGCTCCAGAGCAGGGAAGCAGAACCTCGGACTCTGGGCAGCAACAGCACGAAGGGCTGCCCCCTACCTGGTCCTGACAACCCTGCTGATCTTCACTGGGGGTGAGAGTCATCCCCTACCCCATTCCCCCGTCAGTGAAGGGCCTGGGTTGGGGATGGATTTCTGGAATCCAGAGGGGATTACAAGGGCATCTCCATCTTGCCATCCCCCAGCTTTCCTTCTGGGCTATGTGGCCTTCCGAGGGTCCTGCCAGACATGCGGGGATGACGTGTTGGTGGTCAGCGAGGATATAAACTATGAGCCGGGCCCAGACTCCCACCAGGGCACCTTGTACTGGAGCGACCTCCAGGCCATGTTCCTGAggttcctgggggaggggcacctggaggaCACAATCAGGTAAGGGTCAGCCTTGCCGGAActcagcctccttccctctgcccaggACTCTGGTGTGGGGCCCCTTCTGAGGCCTTCCACttgcctccctggcctccctgggaGTGGTCCTGGGAAGGATGTCAGGCACttggagctgaggggaggggggggggcatccCAGAGATAAGGTTGCAGAGGGGTTCTGGCTCTGAGGATGGCACCCTTAAGAGATGTGGGAGCTGACTCTCTGAGTGAGAGCAGAAGGGTCCAGTATCCAGACAGGAGGCGGGACAGACCCAGAAAAGTCCTGAGTGCCACATCACAGGGCTTGGATTTTGACCTGTGGCTGTGGGAAGCTCTGGGGGTTTCTGAGAAGGGACATTTTAAGGAATCTGAAAAAATGAGCAAGCAAATGCATTTGTGAGCATAGACCTTCCCTCTAATTTGTGAGAGATGCCATCCAGATACAGACCATGCAGGCCTGAAGCTCAGCCCAAGCAGGCCAGTGTTTCTCTTGTGTTCCTGAGGTCACTTTCCCTATTGGGAAGGAGCTGCCCAGGTAGGTTCAGAGGTCAGGCCTCCAATAGCCCTCTCTTTGGTCAGGAATAGTGGTTTCAGTGGATTCTCCTGGGTTTTCTAAGTAGAAAGTCATATAAGCTATAGCTAGTGAGAGATGTATAGCTTCTTTCTCAATGTCTAtaccttttctgtcttttttcattgCTTATCGCATTAGAGGATGTGAATTTAGGTAATGATGACTGGAGATATGCCTATTTCCTGACTTTCACAggaatgtttttatattactttgttATGGAGTATGAACTTTGCTGTAGACTCCagatagctttttattttttttaatttttatttattttgagagagagagagagagagagagagtgcaggggaggggcagagagagagggagagaatcccaagtaggctctgggctgtcaccacagagctggactaggggctcgatcccacaaacagtgagatcatgacctgagctgaaatcgagagtcagatgcctaaccaactgagccacccaggcgccccagggcttcTTATTTTCTTGGGCAACACTCGGTCGGCTGGGTACAGACTGAACAAGTGGTTTGCCAGGTTGCAGGGTGAGGTGTGGCACTGTGGATGTCAtcagagggtggggagggcaagagggTGGCAGTGAGGGGGAGCGAGCGATGAAGTGATGCATGACTCTAGGGTgaatggagaaggaagggaaagctGCAGAGAGGCTTGGAGAAATTGGACAGTCTGGAGTACTCAATGTGGTTGAAGAGCAGGTATAGTGAGGGTCAGGGAGCAAGCTGGAACCTGGAAAGCTCTAGTCAGAGAGTGGGATATTGgaacttttaacatttatctgATAAATTGTGTCCTATTTATTCTGACATCTccaacacttagcacagtgcctggcatttagtTAGTGTTCAGTAAATCCTCAGTGGATAAATATTCTGGAGACGGAATTCTGGGTAATGACAAGAGCAGTGTGGGTGTGACCAGGGAAGTAAATGGCTGAACTGGCAGTGACATTGATGAggtcattcatttgtttgtccaccaaatatttttgagcacctaccgTGTGGCAAGTGCTAGGCTAAGTAGTAGGTGGGGGCGACAGAGCAGAGAACAAAAGTCTGGACCTTGTCCTTATGGAGGTTTCAGTCTATTGGGGGAAATCAATAGTGAACTAATAATCACATTCCTGACTATGTATTTGTTACTAGCATCATTGCAATGACTATAACCAGGGAGATCTGACTTAGagtgggggtcagggaaggcttccttaaGGAAGTGAGGAGCTGACCCCAAGGGGTGAGTTGTTCACCAGGCCAAGAGAAGGTGGAAAAGCATTTTAGGCCAGAGAACAGCAGGTGCAGAGGGCCTGGGGTGAGAATGGTGGCCTATTGGAGGAAGTGAACGAAGGTCCATTTGGCTGTCTGAATGACTACAGAGGGGTCCAGACAGGACAGACCCAGAAAAGTCTTTAATGGCACATCACAGGGCTTGAATTTTGACCTGTGGTCATGGGGAGCTGCAGTGTCAAGGTGGATATGGCTCAGGTCATATAAGGCCTTAATGGCTACCCaaactgctttggattttaagaggaaagagagagaaatgaagaatttgAAACAACAGAGTATCATGATCAGATGTAGGGGGAgcttttagtggttttttttttggttttgtttgtttgtttgtttgtttgctttgttttttaaggttgGTGCAAAGAACAGAGTTCATGATACTCCTGGGGCAGTAGTTCAGTGTCCTCAGCAaaagattttcttatttaatttccctCCCTAACTCTGAGCCCTCCTCCCTCGTCTCCTCACCCAGAAGCACCTCATCTGATGTGTTTGATGTGCGCCTTTAAATACACACATAGCTTTGTCATATATGGAATGTTCTACATGGATAAGtagaattttcaaaacatttaatgTTTGCATAACATCCTCtatgttcattgtttttaaagttaagccatgtggaaaaatataaagaggaatgtaaaaaaaaaaaaaaaaaagtcactccaAGACCCACTACTCAGATACATCTCTCTCTAGTGTCTCtctagtgtgtttttaattttgataaatttttcttttaatttaacgCCATGTTTTCAAGGTCTATATATTGCAGCGTGTACATCTAATTTACTGTTATGCATCATCTATTTTATGAATGCACTGATGGATGCAGTTTCAAACAAATACTTGAGCTCCTGGATGGGGGCGGAGTGGGAGGCAGGAATGGTCTTGAGAAAACCACTTAGACCGTGGAGTGCAGTGGTCCTCGCGAGAGCTCAGAGGGTGGAGGCTGAGACTAAGGTGACCCTGCATGTGGATTTTGAAGTAGTGCAGAAACTTGGTGGAGTTCTTTAGTGGAGATGAAAATGATATGCCAGGTACCAAAGTCCTTGATGAAAGTGGACAAGTGACCGATTGTCTGAAAGAGGGGCAGAGCGTGGGAGAGCTGGATGGTCCAGGCTTCAAAGGAAGAGAGTTCTCCCAGAGCAGTAATGGCCAGAAATTCCAACCGTGGAGCCAGGGGCCTGCCTCCACTGCAAGTGCAGGTGGTAGAAGAACCAGAGCCCCATAGGAACCCGGCGTCTCAGGGGACAGCTGGGTTTCTGCCAAGGCGAAAGGTAGAGGGGTATTCAATGATGATGCTGAGGAGGGAGGAGTCTGTCCACCTTGGAGAGGGTGCAGGTGAAGCCTGTTGTCAGGGAGGCCATGCCTGAAGCTCAGGTGACAACAGGCTCACTAGTTAGGCGGTGACTATGGAAGACGACAGGGTGAGGTCTCCAAGACAAGGGGCCCCACTATGACACCTGGAACCACGATGTTAAGATAGCTCTGTGAGACtcaggtggaggggtgggggagatggaggGCCACATCCGCCCAGTTAGCCCTTTGGAAGAAAAGTGTTTTTCATATGTGGGGCAAAGCACAGGACAGTATGCATATGTGTGGAAAGGCAGTAAATCGGGAAGTTTGGATTGAGCCAGTAATAACCTAAGACATGGTGGACAAGATACCAAGAAAGCTAAGGAGGAAGGAGGCCTTAGAGACGCTGGCTGGCAGCCCGGGTGGTAATGGGATGGATGGTAATGGTCGAGTCAGGGAGAGACTTGAGAGTCCGTCACTGCCCAGGCCCCAGGGCGACCCCACGTCTCTGGCAtcagcccccctccctccctctcctccaggcGTCCAGAagtccccttcttccccttccacGCCCCAATCCCACCTCTTCCCGCTCAGGCAAATCAGCCTTCGGAAAAGGGTGGCTGGCTCGGCCGGCATGGCGGCCCTGGCTCAGGACATCCGCGTGGCGCTCTTGGGCCAAAAGCTGGACCACGTCTGGATGGATACGCACTACGTGGGGCTGCAGTTCCCGGACCCGTGAGTGCGCGGGGGGCGCGCGGGGGCCGCGCGGGGGCCGCGCGGGGGGCGCTTACCACCTCCGCTCCTCAGGGCTCATCCCAATACCCTGCATTGGGTGGAGGCGGCTGGGAAGCTCGGGGAGCCCCTGCAGCTGGAGGACCACGATGTCTACTGTCCCTACAGCGCCACGGGCAACGCCACGGTGAGCGCCCCCTGTCCCGCCCCCAGGACGGGGGCAGCGAGCGTCCTCTCCCGGGTGGCGGAGGAGGGACGGGGAGACAGCGCCTCACAGCCCTTCTCATTCCCAGGGAGAGCTGGTGTACGCCCACTACGGGCGCCCAGAGGACCTGCAGGACCTGCGGGCCCGGGGCGTGGAGCCGGCGGGGCGCCTCCTGCTGGTGCGCCTGGGGGAGATCAGTTTTGCCCAGAAGGTGAGGGTCCCTGCATGGGGGATGGAGTGGAGCGCGGAGGGCGCAGGGCTGGGGAAAGCGAAGATAGGATAGCAGCAGATGAGAAGCCTCTAGGAGGCtgtcagaagaggaaaagaaccaAGCGGGTAAGAAAGTGTTGGTGGGGAACAAAATCAGGAGGTTGGGATGGGGAACAAGCAGGGAAGAATGTGGAGCAAGGTGAGGTTTGCTGTGCGAAGGTGGGAAGATGAGGGTGGTGGGGGGTGCCCACAGCCTCTCTGGGTTCATAATAGCAGAGCAGAGGCAGTTCCACTTTACTTTTACTTCCTTCTCCTGCCCTTATAAATCGGTTTTCTCTGGGAGAAGGAGCCTTTTACCCATGTCCCATCCCCAGGTGGCCAGTGCCCAGGACTTTGGGGCCCGAGGAGTGCTCATATACCCTGATTCCGCAGACTTCTCCCAGGACCCACACAAGCTCGGCCTGTCCAGCCACAGGGCTGTGTATGGACATGTGAGTCTGGGGGCAGCCAGCGGTGGATTCCTGGGGTCCCAAGACTGTACCTCTTTGTCTAGGATGATGCTGGTAAGCTACTCCTGGGAGCCCAGCTCACAGTTTCAGCGTGGACATCCCCTTCCTCACAGGTGCACCTGGGAACTGGGGACCCCTACACGCCTGGCTTCCCTTCCTTTAATCAAACCCAGTTCCCTCCAGTCCAGTCCTCAGGCCTCCCTAACATCCCAGCCCAGCCCATCAGTGCGGACATTGCCTCCCTCCTGCTGAGGTGAGGGGCGTGTGGGGAccaagaggggaggaggaagggagagggaactAGTTTGTAAAGTCTTTTGGGGTGAACTAGAAAAAGATGAATCTTCTGGGTGGGCAGAGCCTCATGCCAGTGCCTGCCATCCAGTGAGTGGAACTCCAGCTGGATATCACACCCACTTCCTCTGGGCACCTTTGAGGACCTAACCTGCACAACTGTCCAAGGCAGGAGGCACATTGCAGAAGTCGAGCTGGAaccagagggtgggagggaaagagcGCAGGGGGAGCTCTGGGCTCTTCTATAGCCTGGGCCTCTCTGCCACTTCCAAccctttctgccccacccctctccagGAAACTCCAAGGCCCTGTGGCCCCCCAGGAATGGCAGGGGCACCTCCCAGTCTCCCCTTATCgcctgggccctgggccaggcTTGCATCTAGGGGTCAACAACCACAGGGTCTCTACCCCCATCAGCAACATCTTTGGCTGCATCGAGGGCCGCTCAGAGCCAGGTGTGCTAGCCTGCCCAGCATCACCCACAGCCTGCAGGAGGGGAGCCATTGCTCATGAACCTGGACTAGAAATGGGGCTGGAGCAGGAGGCCCTGGGGGAGTGGGCAGGGGTGgtgcccaggggagggggcagcaggagTTAGCAGGGTGGGAGGCTGGCAAATTGAGGCTGATCTGGGACCAAGGAGGGTGGCAATGAGTAGACCCCATGGTCAAATCTGTGCAGAGACAGGATGGGCAGTTCAGCACAGTAGTGAGTTCCCTAGCACAGGAGGTGAGCAAGTGTGCTTTGGGTGATGTCATAGCATAAAAAGGAGTTCAGGTTAGGCAGACGAACATATTGAGCCTAACTAGATGCAGATAGCAGTAGGAATCTAAgtgggttctttttttatttttaatgtttagttttgagagagagagagaaaaagagtgagcatgagcggggaaggtgcagagagagagggggacagaagaatCGGGCTCCACCTTGataacagagagcctgatgcaaggctcgaacctatgaaccatgagatcacaatctgagctgaagtcagatgctcaactgactgagtcagccaggcgcccccgaatCAAAGTGGGTTACTGAGCTGAAGAGTGTGATATCTACAAACACTGAGGAGAGACACAGGGAAGCCTGTGATGGCAGCTCAGATGAGAaaccggggttggggggggggggtggttggggtAGAGGGGTAGAGGAGGAAGACCTGTCAGGACTTGTCAAACAGCAGGACATGGCTGACCAGGGAGGTGATGGAATCCAGAATGACTCCAAGCACCCTGCTGAAGGAGCAGGCCATCCAGGCAGGGCCAAGCAGAAGAGGTGCTGTCACTTTAGGGACAGCAGGGATGGCAGGGCTGGGAAGTGGAGACTGAGAGGCCTAAGAAATGGTGATGAGGCCCTGTGACACACCCTCCCAGATGCTTTCTGGGTACTGCCAGTATAAGGACATAGACCCCAAACCTCCCCTCCTGCAGATCACTATGTTGTCATTGGGGCGCAGAGGGATGCGTGGGGCCCAGGAGCAGCCAAGTCTGCTGTGGGGACGGCCATACTGCTGGAGCTGGTGCGAACCTTTTCCTCCATGGTGAGCAATGGTAAGGTCAAGGCCTGGGCCGGGTAGCTGGGGCTGTGGTCTGAGCCCAggacagggcagagaggcagtcaGGAGCACAGGCTAGAGAGTGGCCACTCAGACCTGGGCCAAACCTGGCTTCTCCATGTCCCAGCTGCatggccctgggcaagtcactttacctccatttcctcatctaaacATGAAAGTAGAGTTGACCCTTTAGCAATGCCAGGGTTAGGGGTGCAGACCCCTCCGCTCCgttgaaaatctgcatgtaagtggacccaagcagttcaaacccatgtttaAGAGTCAACTGTAATAATAGTCCTTGGTCTGAGTGAAGCATTACGCAGGAGACTCCATACGAAAGCCATCTCCATCACTGTTATAGTTGAGTCAGGGCAGACCAGgggaggtgggctgggctgggggctggatgggaggaaaggagagaccCCAGGGAAGTAGGACAGAGGAAGACAATGATGGTGTCTCTGCTTGGTCTTCAGCTGAGCCCATGCTCCCAACCCACTCTGCTTCCAGGCTTCCGGCCTCGCAGGAGCCTTCTCTTCATCAGCTGGGACGGAGGGGACTTTGGGAGCGTGGGCTCCACAGAGTGGCTAGAGGTAATGTGGGGTCCAGGACAGGGAGTCAGGCagtgggaagaggtggggggggggtggttaaacCTCATATCCCTCATCCACAGGGCTACCTCAGTGTGCTGCACCTCAAAGCCGTAGTCTATGTGAGCCTGGACAATGCAGTGCTGGGTGAGTGGGGGTAGTGTGACCAGCTGGGCCCCCTCTGGTCCACCCTGCCCTCAGGGCCAAGCCTTGAGCCTGGcatcccttctcctccctctctgcaggAGATGACAAGTTCCAGGCCAAGACCAGCCCCCTTCTGATCAGCCTCATAGAGAACATCCTGAAGCAGGCAAGAGCTGGCCAGGAGCAGGGGATGAAGGGAAGCTGGTGGTGGCCAGGGCCTTACCTGACCGGTGCCCCCTACCCTGCCTCCAGGTGGACTCTCCTAACCACAGTGGGCAGACCCTCTATGAGCAGGTGATGTTCAACAATCACAGCTGGGATGCTGAGGTGTAAGTTGGGGtgaggagcaagggagggcaTCTTGTGGGGGGAGCCA
It contains:
- the TFR2 gene encoding transferrin receptor protein 2 isoform X3, which codes for MERLWGLLHRTQRLSPRPSQTIYKRVEGTQQWRLEEEEEDGEEGAEPPIHFCPMELRGPDLGSRAGKQNLGLWAATARRAAPYLVLTTLLIFTGAFLLGYVAFRGSCQTCGDDVLVVSEDINYEPGPDSHQGTLYWSDLQAMFLRFLGEGHLEDTIRQISLRKRVAGSAGMAALAQDIRVALLGQKLDHVWMDTHYVGLQFPDPAHPNTLHWVEAAGKLGEPLQLEDHDVYCPYSATGNATGELVYAHYGRPEDLQDLRARGVEPAGRLLLVRLGEISFAQKVASAQDFGARGVLIYPDSADFSQDPHKLGLSSHRAVYGHVHLGTGDPYTPGFPSFNQTQFPPVQSSGLPNIPAQPISADIASLLLRKLQGPVAPQEWQGHLPVSPYRLGPGPGLHLGVNNHRVSTPISNIFGCIEGRSEPDHYVVIGAQRDAWGPGAAKSAVGTAILLELVRTFSSMLSPCSQPTLLPGFRPRRSLLFISWDGGDFGSVGSTEWLEGYLSVLHLKAVVYVSLDNAVLGDDKFQAKTSPLLISLIENILKQVDSPNHSGQTLYEQVMFNNHSWDAEVIQPLPMDSSAYSFTAFAGVPAVEFSFMEDGQAYPFLHTKDDTYENLHRVLRGRLPAVAQAVAQLAGQLLIRLSHDHLLPLDFGRYGDVVLKHIGSLNEFSGDLKARGLTLQWVYSARGDYIRAAEKLRKEIYSSEESDERLMRMYNVRIMRVEFYFLSQYVSPADSPFRHIFLGHGDHTLDALLDHVRLLRSHGSGDPRAASSGVAPGLGFQESRFRRQLALLTWTLQGAANALSGDVWNIDNNF
- the TFR2 gene encoding transferrin receptor protein 2 isoform X5, giving the protein MERLWGLLHRTQRLSPRPSQTIYKRVEGTQQWRLEEEEEDGEEGAEPPIHFCPMELRGPDLGSRAGKQNLGLWAATARRAAPYLVLTTLLIFTGAFLLGYVAFRGSCQTCGDDVLVVSEDINYEPGPDSHQGTLYWSDLQAMFLRFLGEGHLEDTIRQISLRKRVAGSAGMAALAQDIRVALLGQKLDHVWMDTHYVGLQFPDPAHPNTLHWVEAAGKLGEPLQLEDHDVYCPYSATGNATGELVYAHYGRPEDLQDLRARGVEPAGRLLLVRLGEISFAQKVASAQDFGARGVLIYPDSADFSQDPHKLGLSSHRAVYGHETPRPCGPPGMAGAPPSLPLSPGPWARLASRGQQPQGLYPHQQHLWLHRGPLRARSLCCHWGAEGCVGPRSSQVCCGDGHTAGAGANLFLHGFRPRRSLLFISWDGGDFGSVGSTEWLEGYLSVLHLKAVVYVSLDNAVLGDDKFQAKTSPLLISLIENILKQVDSPNHSGQTLYEQVMFNNHSWDAEVIQPLPMDSSAYSFTAFAGVPAVEFSFMEDGQAYPFLHTKDDTYENLHRVLRGRLPAVAQAVAQLAGQLLIRLSHDHLLPLDFGRYGDVVLKHIGSLNEFSGDLKARGLTLQWVYSARGDYIRAAEKLRKEIYSSEESDERLMRMYNVRIMRVEFYFLSQYVSPADSPFRHIFLGHGDHTLDALLDHVRLLRSHGSGDPRAASSGVAPGLGFQESRFRRQLALLTWTLQGAANALSGDVWNIDNNF
- the TFR2 gene encoding transferrin receptor protein 2 isoform X4, with protein sequence MERLWGLLHRTTIYKRVEGTQQWRLEEEEEDGEEGAEPPIHFCPMELRGPDLGSRAGKQNLGLWAATARRAAPYLVLTTLLIFTGAFLLGYVAFRGSCQTCGDDVLVVSEDINYEPGPDSHQGTLYWSDLQAMFLRFLGEGHLEDTIRQISLRKRVAGSAGMAALAQDIRVALLGQKLDHVWMDTHYVGLQFPDPAHPNTLHWVEAAGKLGEPLQLEDHDVYCPYSATGNATGELVYAHYGRPEDLQDLRARGVEPAGRLLLVRLGEISFAQKVASAQDFGARGVLIYPDSADFSQDPHKLGLSSHRAVYGHVHLGTGDPYTPGFPSFNQTQFPPVQSSGLPNIPAQPISADIASLLLRKLQGPVAPQEWQGHLPVSPYRLGPGPGLHLGVNNHRVSTPISNIFGCIEGRSEPDHYVVIGAQRDAWGPGAAKSAVGTAILLELVRTFSSMLSPCSQPTLLPGFRPRRSLLFISWDGGDFGSVGSTEWLEGYLSVLHLKAVVYVSLDNAVLGDDKFQAKTSPLLISLIENILKQVDSPNHSGQTLYEQVMFNNHSWDAEVIQPLPMDSSAYSFTAFAGVPAVEFSFMEDGQAYPFLHTKDDTYENLHRVLRGRLPAVAQAVAQLAGQLLIRLSHDHLLPLDFGRYGDVVLKHIGSLNEFSGDLKARGLTLQWVYSARGDYIRAAEKLRKEIYSSEESDERLMRMYNVRIMRVEFYFLSQYVSPADSPFRHIFLGHGDHTLDALLDHVRLLRSHGSGDPRAASSGVAPGLGFQESRFRRQLALLTWTLQGAANALSGDVWNIDNNF